In the genome of Myxococcus stipitatus, one region contains:
- a CDS encoding GreA/GreB family elongation factor, with protein sequence MSLDKQALLHQLAERLQQSDRLAHRAEAEAREAARSLATESEKKEDGRAALEFGSLATGQAHRARRVQEELQALTNFGRGPMPRFPRQGPVGLGALVDVSTEDEEGFAERTFFMLPVGAGTELTGPGGDGFLSVITPASPVGKALMGRKAGDTIEVTLAGEVREWTVLEVA encoded by the coding sequence ATGTCACTCGACAAGCAGGCTCTGTTGCACCAGCTCGCCGAGCGCCTCCAGCAGAGCGACAGGCTGGCCCACCGGGCGGAAGCCGAGGCCCGCGAGGCGGCTCGCAGCCTGGCCACCGAGTCGGAGAAGAAGGAAGACGGCCGCGCCGCCCTGGAGTTCGGCAGTCTGGCCACGGGCCAGGCCCACCGCGCCCGCCGCGTGCAGGAGGAGCTCCAGGCGCTCACCAACTTCGGCCGCGGGCCCATGCCCCGCTTTCCCCGCCAGGGCCCCGTGGGCCTGGGCGCCCTGGTGGACGTGAGCACCGAGGACGAGGAGGGCTTCGCCGAGCGCACCTTCTTCATGCTGCCCGTGGGCGCCGGCACGGAGCTCACCGGCCCCGGAGGCGACGGCTTCCTGTCCGTCATCACCCCCGCCTCCCCCGTGGGCAAGGCCCTCATGGGGCGCAAGGCGGGCGACACCATCGAAGTGACGCTGGCTGGCGAGGTGCGTGAGTGGACGGTGCTCGAGGTGGCCTGA
- a CDS encoding alpha/beta hydrolase — translation MKMLLAALLTLPLLACGPASEPEPTAAPSEAQTAEQSSELSSAKPRERSVRLRTGVTLRYVEQGSRHGPAVVFLHGYTDSHHTWDLNLSLFPRDFHIYALDQRGHGDSTRPACCYTQSFFAADVAAFLDAVGEKRAIIVGHSMGSFIAQQVALDHPRRVEALVLVGSAPTVSGNEVALFLKSVVDEQVGTVDPAFVRDFQSSTFVRPVPASYLDTLVSESLKVPARVWQDTLDGLIAEDHSARLGSIRVPVLVVGGDQDGFFPVAQQQALVDALPDARYILYPDTGHAPHAELPHTFVRDVSHFLRRVAH, via the coding sequence ATGAAGATGCTTCTGGCCGCCCTGCTGACGCTGCCCCTGCTCGCTTGTGGCCCCGCTTCCGAGCCCGAGCCCACCGCGGCACCGTCGGAGGCGCAGACCGCGGAGCAGTCCAGCGAACTGTCGTCCGCGAAGCCTCGCGAGCGCTCCGTCCGCCTGCGCACGGGGGTGACGCTGCGCTATGTGGAGCAGGGCTCGCGCCACGGTCCCGCCGTCGTCTTCCTCCACGGCTACACCGACTCGCACCACACCTGGGACTTGAACCTGTCGCTCTTCCCGCGCGACTTCCACATCTACGCGCTGGACCAGCGCGGTCACGGTGACTCGACGCGCCCCGCGTGTTGCTACACGCAGTCGTTCTTCGCCGCGGACGTGGCGGCCTTCCTGGACGCCGTGGGTGAGAAGCGCGCCATCATCGTGGGCCACTCCATGGGCAGCTTCATCGCGCAGCAGGTGGCGCTGGACCATCCGCGCCGCGTGGAGGCGCTGGTGCTGGTCGGCTCGGCGCCCACGGTCTCCGGCAACGAGGTGGCCCTGTTCCTCAAGTCCGTCGTCGATGAGCAGGTCGGCACCGTCGACCCGGCCTTCGTGCGCGACTTCCAGTCGAGCACCTTCGTGCGCCCCGTGCCCGCGTCGTACCTGGACACGCTCGTCTCGGAGAGCCTGAAGGTCCCCGCGCGCGTGTGGCAGGACACGCTCGATGGGCTCATCGCGGAGGACCACTCGGCGCGCCTGGGCTCCATCCGCGTGCCGGTGCTCGTGGTGGGCGGAGACCAGGACGGCTTCTTCCCCGTCGCGCAGCAGCAGGCGCTCGTCGATGCGCTGCCCGACGCGCGCTACATCCTCTACCCGGACACGGGCCATGCGCCCCACGCGGAGCTGCCCCACACCTTCGTGCGCGACGTCAGCCACTTCCTGCGCCGCGTGGCGCACTGA
- a CDS encoding DMT family transporter — MNRTAGFLIVALSGMCFGALGLFGRLAYAAGTDVPTLLFLRFTGAGAVLACAMVALRQRLPKGRLLWNLILLGAVGYVSEAAVYFTALKYAPAGLVALLLYSFPALVALLQVFVFRERLGRLKWVAVVLALCGTALTADLRQGEVTPLGVFLGVLSAVIYALYVVFSARAAGKAGPLVSSTVILMSAGLTFGLAVLVRGPSFPATTQGWSAVAGLAFISTVVAVLLFFVGMARIGPVNTSLVSNMEPLTAVVLSVLFLEERLSLRQVLGGALILGAAVLLARSDMPGASLGAAERQAPG, encoded by the coding sequence ATGAACCGCACCGCTGGCTTCCTCATCGTGGCCCTGTCCGGGATGTGCTTCGGCGCGCTCGGGCTCTTCGGCCGCCTCGCCTATGCGGCGGGCACGGATGTCCCCACGCTCCTCTTCCTGCGCTTCACCGGGGCGGGTGCGGTGCTGGCGTGCGCCATGGTGGCGCTGCGCCAGAGGCTGCCCAAGGGGCGGCTGCTCTGGAACCTCATCCTGCTGGGCGCGGTGGGGTACGTGAGCGAGGCGGCCGTCTACTTCACCGCGCTGAAGTACGCGCCCGCGGGCCTCGTCGCGCTGCTGCTGTACTCCTTCCCCGCGCTGGTGGCGCTGCTCCAGGTGTTCGTCTTCCGCGAGCGCCTGGGCCGGCTCAAGTGGGTGGCGGTGGTGCTGGCCCTGTGCGGCACGGCGCTGACGGCGGACCTGCGGCAGGGCGAGGTGACGCCGCTGGGCGTCTTCCTGGGCGTGTTGTCCGCGGTCATCTACGCCCTCTACGTCGTCTTCAGCGCGAGGGCGGCGGGGAAGGCGGGGCCGCTCGTCTCCAGCACCGTCATCCTCATGTCGGCGGGGCTCACCTTCGGCCTCGCGGTGCTGGTGCGGGGGCCGTCCTTCCCCGCGACGACACAGGGCTGGAGCGCGGTGGCGGGGCTGGCCTTCATCTCCACCGTCGTCGCCGTGCTCCTCTTCTTCGTGGGCATGGCGCGCATCGGCCCGGTGAACACGTCGCTGGTGTCCAACATGGAGCCGCTGACGGCGGTGGTGCTGAGCGTGCTCTTCCTGGAGGAGCGGCTCAGCCTGCGTCAGGTGCTGGGCGGCGCGCTCATCCTCGGCGCCGCCGTGCTGCTGGCCCGCTCCGACATGCCCGGCGCGAGCCTCGGGGCCGCCGAGCGCCAGGCGCCGGGCTGA
- a CDS encoding ATP-binding protein, protein MSPLSAPRTPQAPSPPTLLPLTWPAALIGLMCGVLMTYVPYEFRMAAFRPLYPYVRLLGLTYLAGSITLMGALLYPRAPRWLDLGGRALLAVAIALYWWVLSVLPGGFTGTILYPLFFVGLLLEAWPSMRRRPILRTVVAFTGAAFGVALLSAPERFPLSVYAHLAPLRPLIGLLFTASAVGLLVPARWLPARTSNVLMLAMAVPFTLLGYALARGSSWLGASVYVVLALSCVAQASPWRPGAPRTVGWKLLRGLAFAGLVPLLALGGLAAYLAQRAIEQQVRDDTRYAAAGEADFLRRYLDDSRESLHLLLESPGFRAALASGERERLVPYLTNLASRERTFHAALTLDERAQVLATSEGVEGWGFQAHELFPPSTLPGELPLSLPFTRPPNRPLVAVALPFELEGSHSGMLVGLLSLERLSEAATPASQRFRVQVLDRRGKQILRDTAPGAQLLGEAHLPEALDAELERPGGGVLEAFDAADRRVLTAEAPVESSPWSVVVTQELGVAYAAITRMSAAVVGLVLLGVLMALGLSQLVARDIIRRLDTLREATAALAAGDLTRRVEVEEDDELGELVRGFNDMADRTGATQEELKEAVRAREEFLSVASHELRTPLTPLKGFAALSLQRLEKTADFPERERLLKALRSMARQTERLARLVDDLLDTARIQGGRFDLERNRVDLIPVLREVMERFELRGEGGITFELRVPEHPVEGDWDAPRLDQVLTNLVSNAVRYSPQGGTVHVTLEEARDFILVHVRDQGIGIPPESLAGLFRPFARASNATARHYGGLGLGLFICREIVERHGGTIWAESPGPQLGSAFHVRLPRHVVPQLTDVAA, encoded by the coding sequence ATGTCTCCACTTTCCGCACCGCGTACACCTCAGGCGCCCTCCCCACCGACGCTGCTGCCCCTCACCTGGCCCGCCGCGCTCATCGGACTGATGTGCGGCGTGCTCATGACGTATGTGCCGTACGAGTTCCGGATGGCCGCGTTCCGGCCGCTGTACCCGTACGTCCGGCTGCTGGGGCTCACGTACCTGGCCGGAAGCATCACCTTGATGGGGGCGCTCCTGTATCCGCGCGCCCCGCGCTGGCTGGACCTGGGGGGCCGCGCGCTTCTGGCCGTGGCCATCGCCCTGTACTGGTGGGTGCTCAGCGTGCTGCCCGGCGGCTTCACGGGCACCATCCTGTACCCGCTGTTCTTCGTGGGCCTGCTGCTGGAGGCCTGGCCGTCCATGCGCCGGCGCCCCATCCTGCGCACCGTGGTGGCCTTCACCGGCGCCGCGTTCGGCGTGGCGCTGCTCTCCGCCCCGGAGCGCTTCCCGCTGTCCGTCTACGCGCACCTGGCGCCGCTGCGTCCCCTCATCGGCCTGCTGTTCACCGCCAGCGCCGTGGGGCTGCTCGTGCCCGCGCGCTGGCTGCCCGCGCGGACGTCCAACGTCCTGATGCTCGCGATGGCCGTGCCCTTCACGCTGCTGGGCTATGCCCTGGCCCGAGGCTCGTCGTGGCTGGGCGCCAGCGTCTACGTCGTGCTGGCGCTGTCGTGCGTGGCCCAGGCGAGCCCGTGGCGGCCCGGCGCGCCGCGCACCGTGGGGTGGAAGCTGCTGCGCGGGCTGGCCTTCGCCGGACTGGTGCCCTTGCTGGCACTGGGGGGACTCGCGGCGTACCTGGCCCAGCGGGCCATCGAGCAGCAGGTGCGCGACGACACGCGCTACGCGGCCGCGGGTGAGGCGGACTTCCTGCGGCGCTACCTGGATGACTCGCGCGAGTCGCTGCACCTGCTGCTGGAGTCGCCGGGCTTCCGCGCGGCGCTCGCCAGCGGGGAGCGGGAGCGGCTGGTGCCCTACCTCACCAACCTGGCCTCGAGGGAGCGCACGTTCCACGCCGCGCTCACCCTGGACGAGCGCGCCCAGGTGCTCGCCACGTCCGAGGGCGTGGAGGGCTGGGGCTTCCAGGCCCATGAGCTGTTTCCTCCATCCACCCTCCCGGGCGAGCTGCCCCTGTCCCTCCCCTTCACCCGCCCGCCCAACCGGCCGCTGGTGGCGGTGGCCCTGCCCTTCGAGCTGGAGGGCTCGCACAGCGGAATGCTGGTGGGCCTGCTGTCCCTGGAGCGGCTGAGCGAGGCCGCCACGCCCGCATCCCAGCGCTTCCGCGTGCAGGTGCTGGACCGGCGCGGGAAGCAAATCCTCCGCGACACCGCCCCGGGCGCGCAGCTCCTGGGCGAGGCCCACCTGCCCGAGGCGCTGGACGCGGAATTGGAGCGCCCCGGCGGCGGCGTGCTGGAGGCGTTCGACGCGGCGGACCGGCGCGTGCTCACGGCCGAGGCGCCGGTGGAGTCCTCCCCGTGGAGCGTGGTGGTGACGCAGGAGCTGGGGGTGGCGTACGCGGCGATTACGCGCATGAGCGCGGCGGTGGTGGGGCTGGTGCTCCTGGGCGTGCTGATGGCGCTGGGGCTCTCGCAGCTCGTCGCGCGCGACATCATCCGCCGCCTGGACACGCTGCGCGAGGCGACCGCCGCGCTGGCCGCGGGAGACCTGACCCGGCGCGTGGAGGTGGAGGAGGACGACGAGCTGGGCGAGCTGGTGCGCGGCTTCAACGACATGGCGGACCGCACCGGCGCCACGCAGGAGGAGCTGAAGGAAGCGGTGCGCGCCAGGGAAGAGTTCCTCAGCGTGGCCAGCCACGAGCTGCGCACGCCGCTGACGCCCCTCAAGGGCTTCGCCGCGCTCTCCCTCCAGCGGCTGGAGAAGACGGCCGACTTCCCGGAGCGCGAGCGGCTGCTCAAGGCGCTGCGCTCCATGGCCCGGCAGACCGAGCGGCTGGCCCGGCTGGTCGACGACCTGCTCGACACCGCGCGCATCCAAGGCGGCCGCTTCGACCTGGAGCGCAACCGCGTGGACCTCATCCCCGTGCTGCGCGAGGTGATGGAGCGCTTCGAGCTGCGGGGCGAAGGAGGCATCACCTTCGAGCTGCGCGTGCCCGAGCACCCCGTGGAGGGCGACTGGGACGCGCCCCGGCTGGACCAGGTGCTCACCAACCTGGTGAGCAACGCCGTGCGCTACTCCCCCCAAGGGGGCACCGTCCACGTGACGCTGGAGGAGGCGCGGGACTTCATCCTCGTCCACGTGAGGGACCAGGGCATCGGCATCCCCCCGGAGAGCCTGGCGGGGCTGTTCCGTCCCTTCGCCCGCGCGTCCAACGCCACCGCGCGCCACTACGGCGGACTGGGGCTGGGCCTCTTCATCTGCCGCGAAATCGTGGAGCGCCACGGCGGCACCATCTGGGCGGAGAGCCCCGGGCCGCAGCTGGGCAGCGCCTTCCACGTCCGGCTGCCGCGCCACGTCGTGCCCCAGCTCACCGACGTGGCCGCCTGA
- a CDS encoding HAMP domain-containing sensor histidine kinase, whose protein sequence is MRQRNSPELMSSGGAQLSMMRQVLAERAEARLSDAALRLLVEQAAEVLLLVDGTGRVLVFNAEAGRQFRIAAPSRVERGELPGCAWVRAEDGATPLDVSPLTRALAGEPVFEERWGLRRPDGTVVVLRGGVFPVSPEGGVAPEGVLLRAREEVPPRLDATRAATLLAEAGALLGAELDAEARLEPLLRLMVPTLADAGVFFLGLAGEAVRAAAAVHAEPARHVALVEMLRRYPPEAADTRGLPSVALSGRTERVACLTQAQQEDVARDEEHARLLLLLGLTSYLGVPLVARGRVIGALALFRTEGAPGFGEDDEQLAEELARRVALSLDNARLLNEAREAVRLRDEFLGIASHELKTPLTPLHLKVQLLQKQVEVLAAHGKPVSAERVSETLEVVQRQVRKLTSLVDNLLDVSRITAGRLKLELEEMDLASVAAEILYRFAPAAAQHHCSLEMHAPVPVLGRWDRLRLEQVVTNLLSNALKYGAGQPVRLTVEAEGRTARLTVEDGGIGISAQDLPRIFERFERAVSDRHYGGLGLGLYITRQIVEAFGGSVTATSEVGRGSTFVLELPRGDIPDEWLSVTEPLA, encoded by the coding sequence ATGCGCCAGCGGAATTCCCCTGAACTCATGTCCTCTGGCGGCGCCCAGCTTTCGATGATGCGTCAGGTGCTCGCGGAACGGGCGGAGGCCCGGTTGAGCGATGCGGCCTTGCGCCTGCTCGTCGAGCAGGCGGCCGAGGTGCTCCTCCTGGTGGATGGGACGGGCCGCGTGCTCGTTTTCAACGCGGAGGCCGGGCGGCAATTCCGCATCGCCGCGCCCTCGAGGGTGGAGCGCGGGGAGCTTCCTGGCTGTGCCTGGGTGCGGGCGGAGGACGGCGCCACGCCGCTGGACGTCTCGCCGCTGACGCGGGCGCTGGCCGGAGAGCCGGTGTTCGAGGAGCGCTGGGGCCTGCGCCGCCCGGACGGCACGGTGGTGGTGCTGCGCGGCGGGGTGTTCCCCGTGTCTCCTGAGGGAGGCGTGGCGCCCGAGGGCGTGCTCCTGCGCGCGAGGGAAGAGGTGCCGCCGCGCCTGGACGCGACGCGCGCGGCGACGCTGCTGGCGGAGGCGGGCGCGCTCCTGGGCGCGGAGCTGGACGCGGAGGCGCGGCTGGAGCCGCTCCTGCGCTTGATGGTGCCCACGCTGGCGGACGCGGGGGTGTTCTTCCTGGGGCTCGCGGGCGAGGCGGTGCGCGCGGCGGCGGCGGTGCACGCGGAGCCGGCGCGGCACGTGGCCCTGGTGGAGATGCTCCGGCGCTATCCGCCGGAGGCGGCGGACACGCGAGGCCTTCCCTCCGTGGCGCTCTCCGGGCGGACGGAGCGGGTGGCGTGCCTGACGCAGGCCCAGCAGGAGGACGTGGCGCGGGACGAGGAGCACGCGCGGCTCTTGCTCTTGTTGGGGCTCACCAGCTACCTGGGCGTGCCACTGGTGGCGCGAGGCCGCGTCATCGGCGCGCTGGCGCTGTTCCGCACCGAGGGCGCCCCGGGCTTTGGCGAGGACGACGAGCAGCTCGCGGAGGAGCTGGCCCGGCGCGTGGCGCTGTCGCTGGACAACGCGCGGCTGCTGAACGAGGCGCGCGAGGCGGTGCGCCTGCGCGACGAGTTCCTGGGCATCGCCAGCCATGAGCTGAAGACGCCGCTGACGCCGCTGCACCTCAAGGTGCAGCTGCTCCAGAAGCAGGTGGAGGTGCTGGCCGCGCACGGCAAGCCCGTGTCCGCGGAGCGCGTGTCGGAGACGCTGGAGGTGGTGCAGCGTCAGGTGCGCAAGCTGACGAGCCTGGTGGACAACCTGCTGGACGTCTCGCGCATCACCGCGGGCCGGCTGAAGCTGGAGCTGGAGGAGATGGACCTGGCCAGCGTCGCGGCGGAAATCCTCTACCGCTTCGCGCCCGCCGCCGCGCAGCACCACTGCTCGCTGGAGATGCACGCGCCGGTGCCGGTGCTGGGACGGTGGGACCGGCTGCGGCTGGAGCAGGTGGTGACCAACCTCCTGTCCAACGCGCTGAAGTACGGCGCGGGGCAGCCGGTGCGCCTGACGGTGGAGGCGGAGGGGCGCACCGCGCGGCTCACCGTGGAGGACGGCGGCATCGGCATCTCCGCGCAGGACCTGCCGCGCATCTTCGAGCGCTTCGAGCGCGCGGTGAGCGACCGGCACTACGGCGGCCTGGGCCTGGGCCTCTACATCACGCGGCAGATTGTGGAGGCCTTCGGCGGCTCGGTGACGGCGACGAGCGAGGTGGGGCGGGGCTCCACCTTCGTGCTGGAACTGCCGCGCGGCGACATCCCCGACGAGTGGCTGAGCGTGACGGAGCCCTTGGCGTGA
- a CDS encoding rhodanese-like domain-containing protein: MTPQELSQKARQLVADGAVLLDVRTPQEFQQGHPEAARNIPVQELPQRVKEVGPPGTPVVVYCAAGGRSAVAAQILRANGFPDVFDLRSVNNW; this comes from the coding sequence ATGACGCCCCAGGAACTGTCCCAGAAGGCCCGGCAGCTCGTCGCGGATGGCGCGGTGCTGCTGGATGTGCGCACGCCCCAGGAGTTTCAGCAGGGCCACCCGGAGGCCGCCCGCAACATCCCCGTGCAGGAGCTGCCCCAGCGGGTGAAGGAGGTGGGCCCCCCAGGGACCCCGGTGGTGGTGTACTGCGCCGCCGGAGGCCGCAGCGCCGTGGCCGCGCAGATTCTCCGCGCCAACGGTTTCCCGGACGTCTTCGACCTGCGCTCCGTGAACAACTGGTAG